The following are encoded in a window of Novosphingobium sp. THN1 genomic DNA:
- a CDS encoding murein hydrolase activator EnvC, whose product MTSRLAFAFICLSLAGVLGWQVTAQQATPYADAGEAREVLRRAGQALAQSRSRAEQLEQAARKVTAEADRTAREAAAVAARIQQSEAEIQLAQAKIVLIDRQRETLRSRMAERQEPVVRLTAALQMMARRPLAFSLVRADSVRDTIHLRAVMETMLPEVQRRTASLRAEIVRGRKLQDEARLAAQQLREGEKSLGARRTELAALESRQRLASRAAQGVAAQESDRTLALAEQTRDLSGLMGKLEADGALRQQLAALPGPVLPPVRPGEVLKVLDAPPPLLATSTPKLAWIMPVSGRLVSGFGAQSPTGLTTGVSLAPAGGAQVVSPADGRVAFAGPYRGYGTIVIVEHSGGWTTLVTNLGRVAARVGDKVVQGSPLGIAGPGRPVLTVELRRDGTPVNPLDVRG is encoded by the coding sequence ATGACGTCACGCCTTGCCTTTGCCTTCATATGCCTGTCGCTGGCTGGCGTGTTGGGCTGGCAGGTCACGGCGCAGCAGGCCACGCCCTATGCCGATGCCGGTGAGGCCCGCGAGGTGCTGCGCCGTGCGGGGCAGGCACTGGCCCAATCGCGCAGCCGCGCCGAACAGCTCGAACAGGCCGCGCGCAAGGTTACCGCCGAGGCGGACCGCACGGCGCGCGAAGCCGCCGCTGTCGCTGCCCGCATCCAGCAGTCCGAGGCAGAGATCCAGCTGGCGCAGGCGAAGATCGTGCTGATCGATCGCCAGCGCGAAACCTTGCGCAGTCGCATGGCCGAGCGGCAGGAGCCGGTCGTGCGGCTGACAGCGGCACTGCAGATGATGGCCCGTCGCCCGCTCGCTTTCAGTCTCGTCCGCGCCGATTCGGTGCGCGACACCATCCACCTGCGCGCAGTGATGGAGACCATGCTCCCCGAAGTGCAGCGGCGCACTGCCTCCCTGCGCGCCGAAATCGTGCGCGGTCGCAAGCTGCAGGATGAAGCGCGTCTCGCCGCGCAGCAATTGCGCGAAGGCGAAAAGTCCCTCGGCGCCCGCCGCACCGAACTTGCCGCCCTTGAGAGCCGCCAGCGGCTGGCATCGCGCGCGGCGCAGGGCGTTGCCGCGCAGGAATCCGATCGTACCCTGGCGCTGGCCGAACAGACCCGCGACCTGTCCGGCCTGATGGGCAAGCTCGAAGCCGACGGTGCCTTGCGCCAGCAACTTGCCGCACTCCCCGGCCCGGTGCTGCCGCCGGTTCGTCCGGGCGAGGTACTCAAGGTGCTGGACGCGCCGCCGCCGCTCCTCGCTACATCCACGCCGAAGCTCGCCTGGATCATGCCGGTCTCGGGCCGACTCGTCTCGGGCTTCGGCGCGCAGTCGCCTACGGGCCTGACAACGGGCGTTTCGCTCGCGCCTGCGGGAGGCGCGCAAGTCGTCTCCCCCGCCGATGGCCGCGTCGCCTTTGCCGGGCCCTATCGCGGCTACGGCACCATAGTCATCGTCGAACATTCCGGCGGCTGGACCACGCTCGTCACCAATCTCGGCCGCGTTGCCGCGCGGGTGGGTGACAAGGTCGTGCAAGGCTCACCACTGGGAATCGCCGGGCCGGGCCGTCCGGTCCTCACGGTCGAGCTGCGCCGCGATGGCACCCCGGTAAACCCGCTCGACGTGCGCGGCTGA
- the clpA gene encoding ATP-dependent Clp protease ATP-binding subunit ClpA, which produces MPSFAQSLEKTLHTALANASERSHEYATLEHLLLALIDDPDAAQVMQACGVDLGDLGDVVRQYLDQEYQSLKTQEKADPQPTAGFQRVIQRAILHVQSSGKDTVTGANVLVALFSERDSYAVYFLQQQDMSRLDAVSFISHGIGKGGRQVEGRTPKGAEEEAPKQQEEKADAKGQKKETALDQFCVNLNEKALNGKVDPLIGRGPEVDRTIQILCRRSKNNPLYVGDPGVGKTAIAEGLARKIVEGEVPEVLSEAVIYSLDMGSLLAGTRYRGDFEERLKQVVSELEKMPHAVLFIDEIHTVIGAGATSGGAMDASNLLKPALSGGTIRCIGSTTYKEFRNHFEKDRALLRRFQKIDVNEPTIEDTIKILRGLRTAFEEHHKVKYTPDAIKTAVELSARYINDRKLPDKAIDVIDEVGAMQMLVPPNKRKKTITAREIEQVIATMARIPPKSVSSDDKKVLEHLERDLKRLVFGQDKAIEVLSSAMKLSRAGLRDADKPIGSFLFSGPTGVGKTEVARSLAQIMGIPLQRFDMSEYMERHSVSRLIGAPPGYVGFDQGGLLTDAIDQQPHCVLLLDEIEKAHPDLFNILLQVMDNGRLTDHHGKTVDFRNVVLIMTTNAGASDMARQGIGFGDVSKADAGDEAVKKMFTPEFRNRLDAIVPFGYLPPEVVSRVVDKFVLQLELQLAEQNVHIQFDADARSWLAKKGYDKLYGARPMARLIQEKVKKPLAEELLFGKLANGGEVHVSLKEDALSFELTPAAPKLVKKKARKGKAGSAATEEPSADEAE; this is translated from the coding sequence ATGCCCAGTTTCGCCCAGAGTCTCGAGAAAACGCTGCACACCGCGCTCGCCAACGCGTCCGAGCGCAGCCACGAGTACGCGACTCTCGAGCATCTCCTGCTGGCCCTGATCGACGATCCGGACGCGGCGCAGGTCATGCAGGCTTGCGGCGTGGACCTCGGCGATCTGGGTGACGTGGTGCGCCAGTACCTCGATCAGGAATACCAGTCGCTCAAGACCCAGGAGAAGGCCGATCCGCAGCCGACCGCCGGGTTCCAGCGGGTGATCCAGCGCGCCATCCTTCACGTGCAGTCCTCGGGCAAGGACACCGTGACAGGAGCGAACGTGCTGGTAGCGCTGTTCTCCGAGCGTGATTCATACGCCGTCTACTTCCTGCAGCAGCAGGACATGAGCCGCCTCGACGCGGTCAGCTTCATCAGCCACGGCATCGGCAAGGGCGGTCGCCAGGTCGAAGGCCGCACGCCCAAGGGCGCAGAGGAGGAGGCTCCCAAGCAGCAGGAAGAGAAGGCTGACGCCAAGGGCCAGAAGAAGGAAACCGCGCTCGACCAGTTCTGCGTCAACCTCAACGAGAAGGCGCTGAACGGCAAGGTCGATCCGCTGATCGGACGTGGCCCCGAAGTGGACCGGACCATCCAGATCCTGTGCCGCCGTTCCAAGAACAACCCGCTCTATGTGGGCGATCCGGGCGTGGGCAAGACCGCGATTGCCGAGGGCCTTGCCCGCAAGATCGTCGAAGGCGAAGTGCCCGAAGTGCTGTCCGAAGCGGTGATCTACTCGCTCGACATGGGCTCGCTGCTGGCCGGTACGCGCTATCGCGGTGACTTCGAGGAGCGCCTCAAGCAGGTCGTCTCGGAGCTCGAGAAGATGCCGCACGCGGTGCTGTTCATCGACGAGATCCACACCGTGATCGGTGCCGGGGCCACCAGCGGCGGCGCGATGGATGCCTCGAACCTGCTGAAGCCCGCGCTTTCGGGCGGGACGATCCGCTGCATCGGATCGACCACCTACAAGGAGTTCCGCAACCACTTCGAAAAGGACCGCGCCCTGCTCCGCCGGTTCCAGAAGATCGACGTGAACGAGCCGACCATCGAGGACACGATCAAGATCCTGCGTGGCCTGCGCACCGCGTTCGAGGAACACCACAAGGTCAAGTACACGCCCGATGCGATCAAGACCGCGGTCGAGCTTTCGGCGCGCTACATCAACGACCGCAAGCTGCCCGACAAGGCGATCGACGTGATCGACGAAGTGGGCGCGATGCAGATGCTGGTGCCGCCGAACAAGCGCAAGAAGACAATCACCGCGCGCGAGATCGAACAGGTCATCGCAACGATGGCGCGCATTCCGCCCAAGTCGGTCAGCTCCGACGACAAGAAGGTGCTCGAACATCTCGAGCGCGATCTGAAGCGTCTGGTGTTCGGCCAGGACAAGGCGATCGAGGTCCTGTCGTCGGCAATGAAGCTGAGCCGTGCGGGCCTGCGCGATGCGGACAAGCCGATCGGCTCATTCCTGTTCTCCGGCCCCACCGGCGTCGGCAAGACCGAAGTTGCCCGCAGCCTCGCCCAGATCATGGGCATCCCGCTGCAGCGCTTCGACATGTCCGAATATATGGAGCGCCATTCGGTCAGCCGCCTGATCGGTGCCCCTCCGGGCTATGTCGGGTTCGATCAGGGCGGTCTGCTCACCGATGCGATCGACCAGCAGCCGCACTGCGTCCTGCTGCTCGACGAGATCGAGAAGGCGCACCCGGACCTGTTCAACATCCTGCTGCAGGTGATGGACAACGGCCGACTGACCGACCACCACGGCAAGACGGTGGACTTCCGCAACGTGGTCCTGATCATGACCACCAATGCGGGCGCTTCGGACATGGCGCGCCAAGGCATCGGCTTTGGCGACGTGTCGAAGGCCGACGCGGGTGACGAGGCGGTGAAGAAGATGTTCACGCCCGAATTCCGCAACCGTCTCGATGCGATCGTGCCGTTCGGTTACCTGCCGCCCGAGGTTGTCAGCCGCGTGGTCGACAAGTTCGTGCTGCAGCTCGAACTGCAGCTGGCCGAACAGAACGTCCACATCCAGTTCGATGCCGATGCGCGCAGCTGGCTGGCCAAGAAGGGCTATGACAAGCTTTACGGCGCCCGCCCGATGGCCCGCCTGATCCAGGAGAAGGTCAAGAAGCCGCTCGCCGAGGAACTGCTGTTCGGCAAGCTGGCCAATGGCGGCGAAGTCCACGTCAGCCTTAAGGAGGACGCGCTGTCCTTCGAACTGACGCCGGCTGCGCCCAAGCTGGTCAAGAAGAAGGCCAGGAAGGGCAAGGCGGGAAGCGCGGCGACCGAAGAGCCGAGCGCGGACGAAGCCGAATAG
- a CDS encoding glutamate-5-semialdehyde dehydrogenase, with protein sequence MSSQPAQQPESVTDLVEGLARAARTAQRQLARMDSPAKERALKLAAAALRTAEAEILAANAQDMANGEANGLTGAMLDRLKLTPERLAGIADAVEQVASLADPVGEVISEAARPNGMVLQRLRIPVGVIGIIYESRPNVTADAAALCVRSGNATILRGGSEAVHSNRAIHKALVAGLVEGGVPADAVQLMPTQDRAAVGAMLAAAGLIDMIVPRGGKSLVARVQADARVPVLAHLDGINHTFVHAAADPAMAKAIVLNAKMRRTGICGAMETLLIDATYPDPHGLVEPLLDAGCELRGDARARAIDPRIVPVTANDWDTEYLDAILSVAVVDGLDEALAHVSAHASGHTDAIVTEDQAVADRFLTEVDSAIVMHNASSQFADGGEFGLGAEIGIATGRLHARGPVALEGLTTYKWLVRGSGQVRP encoded by the coding sequence ATGTCCAGTCAGCCCGCACAGCAGCCCGAATCCGTGACCGATCTGGTCGAAGGCCTCGCCCGCGCCGCCCGCACGGCGCAGCGCCAGCTGGCGCGGATGGATTCGCCAGCCAAGGAGCGCGCGCTCAAACTTGCCGCTGCAGCCCTGCGCACTGCCGAGGCCGAAATCCTCGCCGCCAATGCGCAGGACATGGCCAATGGCGAGGCGAACGGCCTCACCGGCGCCATGCTCGATCGCCTCAAGCTGACGCCGGAGCGGCTTGCCGGGATCGCCGATGCGGTCGAACAGGTGGCCAGCCTTGCCGATCCCGTCGGCGAAGTCATTTCGGAGGCCGCGCGCCCCAACGGCATGGTGTTGCAGCGCCTGCGCATTCCCGTCGGCGTGATCGGCATCATCTACGAAAGCCGCCCCAACGTGACCGCCGATGCCGCTGCGCTCTGCGTCCGCTCCGGCAACGCCACGATCCTGCGCGGCGGCTCCGAGGCCGTCCACTCCAACCGCGCGATCCACAAGGCGCTGGTCGCTGGCCTCGTCGAAGGCGGCGTGCCCGCCGATGCCGTCCAGCTCATGCCCACGCAGGACCGCGCCGCCGTTGGTGCCATGCTCGCCGCCGCTGGCCTGATCGACATGATCGTGCCGCGCGGCGGCAAGAGCCTCGTCGCACGCGTCCAGGCCGATGCCCGCGTGCCGGTTCTCGCCCACCTCGATGGCATCAATCACACCTTCGTCCACGCCGCTGCCGATCCCGCCATGGCCAAGGCGATCGTGCTCAACGCCAAGATGCGCCGCACCGGCATCTGCGGGGCGATGGAAACGCTGCTGATCGATGCGACCTATCCCGATCCGCACGGCCTTGTCGAACCGCTGCTCGATGCAGGTTGCGAGCTGCGCGGCGATGCCCGCGCCCGCGCCATCGATCCGCGCATCGTGCCTGTCACCGCGAACGACTGGGACACCGAATATCTCGACGCCATCCTCTCGGTCGCCGTGGTCGACGGCCTCGATGAAGCACTGGCGCACGTCTCCGCCCATGCCTCGGGCCATACCGACGCCATCGTCACCGAGGATCAGGCCGTGGCCGACCGCTTCCTCACCGAAGTCGACAGTGCGATCGTCATGCACAACGCCTCCAGCCAGTTCGCCGATGGTGGCGAATTCGGCCTTGGCGCGGAAATCGGCATCGCTACCGGGCGCCTCCATGCACGCGGCCCGGTCGCGCTCGAAGGCCTCACCACCTACAAGTGGCTGGTCCGCGGTTCGGGGCAAGTGAGACCCTGA
- a CDS encoding NAD(P)H-quinone oxidoreductase translates to MSGIPATMTAIGWDAPGGPEVLRPESVPIPVPGPGQVLVKVAFAGVNRPDVIQRQGFYPPPPDASPLPGLEVSGQVVAMGEGVTWPFTGTMVCALVAGGGYAEYCIAEAAQCLQVPTGLSMAEAAAIPETLFTVWHNVFERGMAAPGETILVHGGTSGIGSMAVLLCKLFGVTVIVTAGGSEKCAQALEIGAAHAIDYKAADFVEEVKRITAGRGVDMVLDMVAGDYVARNLKCLADDGRHVTIAVQGGVKAELNMAEVMRRRLTLTGSTLRPRSKAFKAALASEIRETVWPLVATGELRPIMDRTFALAEASAAHARMEQGSHIGKIVLAV, encoded by the coding sequence ATGAGCGGCATTCCTGCAACAATGACGGCAATCGGCTGGGACGCACCCGGCGGGCCCGAGGTCCTGCGGCCGGAAAGCGTTCCGATTCCGGTGCCCGGACCCGGACAGGTGCTGGTCAAGGTGGCCTTTGCGGGCGTGAATCGCCCCGATGTCATCCAGCGCCAGGGCTTCTATCCCCCGCCGCCCGATGCCTCGCCCCTGCCAGGCCTCGAAGTGTCAGGTCAGGTCGTCGCGATGGGCGAAGGGGTGACCTGGCCTTTCACCGGCACCATGGTCTGCGCGCTCGTGGCGGGCGGCGGCTACGCCGAGTACTGCATCGCCGAAGCCGCGCAGTGTCTCCAGGTGCCAACCGGCCTTTCCATGGCAGAGGCTGCGGCGATTCCGGAAACGCTGTTCACCGTGTGGCACAACGTGTTCGAACGCGGCATGGCAGCGCCGGGCGAAACGATCCTCGTCCATGGCGGCACCAGCGGTATCGGCTCGATGGCGGTCCTGCTCTGCAAGCTGTTCGGCGTGACGGTGATCGTCACCGCCGGCGGGTCGGAGAAGTGCGCCCAGGCGCTCGAGATCGGCGCGGCCCATGCGATCGACTACAAGGCCGCCGATTTCGTGGAAGAGGTCAAGCGCATCACCGCAGGCCGCGGTGTGGACATGGTTCTCGATATGGTCGCCGGTGATTACGTGGCGCGCAATCTCAAGTGCCTCGCCGATGATGGCCGCCACGTCACGATCGCGGTGCAAGGCGGGGTCAAGGCGGAACTCAACATGGCCGAAGTCATGCGCCGCCGCCTCACGCTCACCGGCTCGACGCTGCGCCCGCGGTCAAAGGCCTTCAAGGCGGCGCTGGCGTCCGAAATCCGCGAGACGGTCTGGCCGCTCGTCGCCACCGGAGAATTGCGCCCGATCATGGACCGGACCTTTGCCTTGGCTGAAGCATCCGCCGCCCACGCCCGCATGGAACAGGGCAGCCACATCGGCAAGATCGTGCTGGCAGTTTAA
- a CDS encoding DUF1013 domain-containing protein: MSNQPTYPLMPHATASWLVDNTALTFEQIAEFCGLHILEVQAMADDLAGQKYTGRDPIHSGELNQAEIDKGQANPEYKLKMQRAPISVSRTKGPRYTPVSKRQDKPDGIAWILRNHPEVSDAQIGKLIGTTRTTIAAIRDRSHWNIGNINPKDPVTLGLCSQRELDSLVAKAAKKAGIEDNGEAALRLGTDREALIEELRAERQASAKAASEAAQEAEAAAWLAARRAEGISDS, translated from the coding sequence GTGAGCAACCAGCCCACGTATCCGCTGATGCCGCACGCCACTGCGTCCTGGCTCGTCGACAACACCGCCCTGACCTTCGAGCAGATCGCCGAGTTCTGCGGCCTTCACATCCTTGAAGTGCAGGCCATGGCCGATGACCTTGCCGGGCAGAAGTACACCGGGCGCGATCCGATCCACTCGGGCGAGCTGAACCAGGCCGAAATCGACAAGGGCCAGGCAAACCCCGAGTACAAGCTCAAGATGCAGCGTGCGCCGATCTCGGTCAGCCGCACCAAGGGCCCGCGCTATACGCCGGTTTCGAAGCGCCAGGACAAGCCCGACGGCATCGCCTGGATCCTGCGCAACCATCCGGAAGTTTCGGACGCGCAGATCGGCAAGCTGATCGGCACGACGCGCACCACCATCGCCGCGATCCGCGATCGCAGCCACTGGAACATCGGCAACATCAATCCCAAGGACCCGGTGACGCTGGGCCTGTGCTCGCAGCGCGAACTCGATTCGCTGGTGGCCAAGGCTGCCAAGAAGGCCGGCATCGAGGACAACGGCGAAGCCGCGCTGCGCCTTGGCACCGACCGTGAAGCGCTGATCGAGGAGCTGCGCGCGGAGCGTCAGGCCTCGGCCAAGGCTGCTTCCGAAGCGGCGCAGGAAGCTGAAGCGGCCGCATGGCTTGCCGCGCGCCGCGCTGAAGGTATTTCGGACAGCTGA
- a CDS encoding ligase-associated DNA damage response exonuclease, which translates to MAAAFSWIRAEPMGIHVAPADVWIDPARPVETALVTHGHADHARGGHGRTVATPETLAIMQLRYGVEAQNEVRAAPVAYGETISLPGAVRATFVPAGHVLGSAQILLEHAGERVIVTGDYKRRADPTCPPFEVTPCDVFITEATFGLPVFRHPPIAEEMAKLLSARENDQGRCVLVGAYALGKAQRVIAELRAAGFHETIWLHGAMERMCRLYEDHGVELGDLKAVAGVPKAALANSIVICPPSALNDRWSRRLPDPVTAMASGWMRVRQRARQRNVELPLIISDHADWDELTQTIAQVNPAETWITHGREEALLRWCELTQRKARALALVGYEDEDD; encoded by the coding sequence ATGGCAGCGGCATTTTCGTGGATCAGGGCAGAGCCGATGGGCATCCACGTTGCGCCGGCCGACGTGTGGATCGATCCCGCGCGCCCGGTCGAGACCGCGCTGGTCACCCATGGGCATGCCGATCACGCCCGGGGAGGCCACGGCCGAACCGTCGCCACACCTGAAACGCTGGCGATCATGCAATTGCGGTATGGGGTGGAAGCGCAGAACGAAGTCCGGGCGGCGCCCGTCGCCTATGGCGAAACCATCAGCCTGCCGGGGGCTGTGCGGGCGACATTCGTGCCCGCGGGCCACGTCCTCGGCTCTGCACAGATCCTGCTGGAGCATGCAGGCGAGCGGGTGATCGTGACCGGGGACTACAAGCGTCGGGCCGATCCCACCTGCCCGCCATTTGAAGTGACGCCATGCGACGTGTTCATCACCGAGGCCACCTTCGGACTGCCGGTGTTCCGCCATCCGCCGATTGCCGAGGAAATGGCCAAGCTGCTCAGTGCCCGTGAGAACGATCAGGGGCGCTGCGTGCTCGTTGGCGCCTATGCCTTGGGCAAGGCGCAGCGGGTGATCGCAGAACTGCGGGCTGCAGGATTTCACGAGACGATCTGGCTGCACGGCGCGATGGAGCGGATGTGCCGACTCTATGAGGATCACGGCGTCGAGTTGGGCGACCTCAAGGCCGTGGCCGGTGTGCCCAAGGCGGCGCTGGCCAACAGTATCGTGATCTGCCCGCCATCGGCGCTCAACGACCGCTGGAGCCGCCGCCTGCCCGATCCGGTCACCGCCATGGCGTCGGGCTGGATGCGCGTGCGGCAGCGGGCGCGGCAACGCAATGTCGAGCTGCCGCTGATCATCTCCGACCACGCCGACTGGGACGAACTGACCCAGACCATCGCGCAGGTGAACCCCGCCGAGACCTGGATCACCCACGGCCGCGAGGAAGCGCTGCTGCGCTGGTGCGAACTGACGCAGCGCAAGGCGCGGGCCCTGGCGCTGGTGGGGTATGAGGACGAGGATGATTGA
- a CDS encoding peptidoglycan DD-metalloendopeptidase family protein — MASAVARVRSWFPEREFFMRSQGQVRFIRISSRLQMTVAGGVAAAVLLWLVVMAATLFSQFTAARDHAALLEREAAVASAESRVAKYRGGLEGVADDLDRRQDFIEKAIEGTIGELPKDLPQGTVSDSSGEAQKTVRKISMELPEARRLAEVEARQLAFIERLTRFADARSAQAETAIRRVGLNPAMLRAASREGQGGPLIRLFTGNDDSVDPRFARLGASLERMAALEKGLRRIPNTLPASLEYISSGFGYRSDPFTGGPAFHAGLDFRGPVGAPIYSAAAGTVSFVGQRQGYGNVVEVSHGNGLMTRYAHMSRTAARIGQKVDAGSEIGKIGNTGRSTGPHLHFEVRINDRPVNPRPFLEANRHVQEIRAGNAAHRVNNLGGGNSAMAATFSVLGADVAVKGDLSATADLHIDGSVEGDITCAALVQGEKSTVTGAIKAKSARLSGTVHGSIEAGELVILKTARIHGDVSYDALTIEQGAQVDGRFAHRVHAGEEPSLTLVS; from the coding sequence GTGGCCAGCGCTGTCGCCCGTGTGCGCAGCTGGTTTCCGGAGCGCGAGTTCTTCATGCGCTCGCAGGGTCAGGTCCGCTTCATCCGCATTTCCTCGCGCCTGCAGATGACCGTGGCCGGTGGCGTTGCGGCGGCGGTGCTGCTCTGGCTGGTGGTCATGGCGGCGACGTTGTTCTCGCAGTTCACCGCCGCGCGCGATCACGCCGCACTGCTCGAGCGTGAGGCGGCAGTCGCTTCGGCCGAGAGCCGGGTGGCGAAGTATCGCGGCGGGCTGGAAGGCGTGGCGGACGACCTCGATCGTCGCCAGGACTTCATCGAGAAGGCGATCGAAGGCACGATCGGCGAGCTGCCCAAGGACCTGCCGCAAGGCACCGTATCCGACAGCAGCGGCGAAGCGCAGAAAACCGTGCGCAAGATCTCGATGGAATTGCCTGAAGCGCGGCGCCTTGCCGAAGTGGAAGCGCGCCAGCTGGCCTTCATCGAACGCCTCACCCGCTTTGCCGATGCGCGTTCGGCGCAGGCGGAGACGGCGATCCGGCGCGTCGGGCTCAACCCGGCGATGCTGCGCGCTGCTTCGCGCGAAGGCCAGGGCGGCCCGCTGATCCGCCTGTTCACCGGCAACGATGACAGCGTGGATCCTCGCTTTGCCCGCCTTGGTGCCAGCCTCGAGCGGATGGCCGCGCTGGAAAAGGGGCTGCGGCGTATCCCGAACACCCTGCCTGCCAGCCTCGAGTACATTTCGAGCGGCTTCGGTTACCGTTCGGACCCGTTCACCGGTGGTCCGGCGTTTCATGCCGGGCTCGATTTCCGCGGCCCCGTCGGCGCGCCGATCTATTCGGCGGCGGCAGGCACGGTCAGCTTCGTCGGCCAGCGCCAGGGTTACGGCAATGTTGTCGAAGTCAGCCACGGCAACGGGCTGATGACGCGCTACGCCCACATGTCGCGCACAGCCGCGCGGATCGGCCAGAAGGTCGACGCCGGCAGCGAGATCGGCAAGATCGGTAACACCGGGCGCTCGACCGGGCCCCACCTCCATTTCGAAGTGCGGATCAATGACCGTCCGGTCAATCCGCGCCCCTTCCTTGAGGCAAACAGGCATGTTCAGGAAATCCGCGCCGGAAACGCCGCGCACCGCGTCAACAATCTTGGGGGAGGTAATTCAGCAATGGCCGCGACTTTCTCCGTGCTGGGTGCCGACGTTGCCGTGAAGGGCGATCTTTCGGCGACGGCGGACCTCCACATCGACGGCAGCGTCGAGGGCGACATCACTTGCGCCGCGCTCGTGCAGGGCGAGAAGAGCACCGTCACCGGCGCGATCAAGGCCAAGAGTGCGCGGCTTTCGGGCACGGTGCACGGGTCTATCGAGGCGGGCGAGCTGGTGATCCTCAAGACCGCGCGCATCCACGGCGATGTGAGCTACGACGCGCTGACCATCGAGCAGGGCGCGCAAGTCGATGGGCGCTTCGCCCATCGCGTCCATGCGGGCGAGGAGCCGTCGCTGACTCTGGTCAGCTGA
- a CDS encoding DUF1192 family protein: MDIDERPRPKGDLASQLATEVLDPYSHDELNERIRLLELEIMRTVAHRDKASAHRAAAEALFRTPPPSGEAG, translated from the coding sequence ATGGACATTGATGAGCGCCCTCGCCCGAAAGGGGACCTGGCCAGCCAGCTGGCAACCGAAGTGCTCGACCCTTATTCGCACGACGAACTGAACGAGCGCATTCGCCTGCTCGAACTCGAGATCATGCGCACTGTCGCCCACCGCGACAAGGCGAGCGCCCATCGCGCTGCGGCCGAAGCGCTGTTCCGAACGCCTCCACCATCAGGCGAGGCAGGATGA
- a CDS encoding EF-hand domain-containing protein, producing MLRKSTMLLAPLCAALLLAGCDGKEKETGPDVSPTASIPAIAAPEPAVTSVPLAANPLADFARLDAARDGAISSAEYAQGAQTLFEMMDLKQNGNLDADQLRAGAAMLAEIDGLTPQVLLNVADADGDGKLTLSEWMAFNNARFSMIDRNGDGMVSRAEWDAPHPAPPQAP from the coding sequence ATGCTCCGCAAAAGCACGATGCTCCTCGCGCCACTATGCGCCGCCCTGCTGCTGGCCGGGTGCGACGGCAAGGAGAAGGAGACCGGGCCCGATGTCTCGCCTACCGCTTCGATCCCGGCGATTGCTGCGCCCGAACCAGCCGTTACGTCAGTGCCCCTCGCTGCCAATCCGCTCGCTGACTTCGCCCGGCTCGACGCCGCGCGCGATGGCGCGATCTCCAGCGCGGAATATGCACAAGGGGCGCAGACCCTGTTCGAGATGATGGACCTGAAGCAGAACGGCAATCTCGATGCGGACCAGCTCCGCGCGGGCGCTGCAATGCTGGCCGAGATCGACGGGCTGACTCCGCAGGTGCTGCTGAACGTGGCCGATGCCGATGGCGACGGAAAACTGACCCTGTCCGAATGGATGGCCTTCAACAATGCCCGCTTCTCGATGATCGACCGGAATGGCGATGGCATGGTCAGCCGCGCCGAATGGGACGCCCCTCATCCCGCGCCGCCGCAGGCGCCGTAG
- the rsfS gene encoding ribosome silencing factor: MTSVQPLSANAGTAPKTPYTPAALHDLVLKSLDDDQAQEVVSIPLEGKSSVADYMVIASGRSTRQVAAMAQKLAERIKHGGFGHVRIEGLPAADWVLIDAGDVVVHIFRPEVRTFYNLERMWAFGDAGAA; this comes from the coding sequence ATGACCAGCGTACAACCGCTGTCGGCCAATGCCGGCACCGCACCCAAGACTCCTTACACCCCCGCCGCGCTGCACGATCTCGTGCTGAAGTCGCTTGACGACGATCAGGCGCAGGAGGTGGTTTCCATCCCGCTTGAGGGCAAGAGCTCCGTTGCCGATTACATGGTGATCGCCTCGGGCCGATCGACCCGTCAGGTCGCCGCAATGGCGCAGAAGCTGGCCGAGCGCATCAAGCACGGCGGTTTCGGCCACGTGCGGATCGAAGGGCTTCCCGCGGCAGACTGGGTGCTGATCGATGCGGGCGACGTGGTCGTCCACATTTTCCGCCCGGAAGTGCGCACGTTCTACAACCTCGAACGCATGTGGGCCTTCGGAGACGCTGGCGCGGCGTGA